Part of the Polyangium spumosum genome is shown below.
TCCACACGAGCCCTGGGCCCCAGAGCTGCGCCGATGCCTTTCGTCGCGCGCGTTCGGGATCCCTCGGATCGTAGAGCACGAGCACCTCTGCGCCGATGCGCGTCTCGTCGCCGGCCTTGCGGGTCCGCTCGACGACCTCGACGTCGAGCCCGTCCTCCGTGCGGAAGCGTAGCCGCGGCGGCGGATCGTCGTCTTCTTGCTCGGCGGTCGTGTTCGCGACGACGCGCGCCGTCGCGAGCTTCCCCACGCGGACGAGCCTCCATGCCCGCGTGATCTCCACGAGACCCGCGAGCGCCGAGATCCCTGCGGCGAGGGAGATGCCGACGGGCGAGAACATCCGCGGGCGAGCTTAACCGAGGTCCTTGATCACGGCCTCGGCCGCGTTGTGGCCCGCGGCGCCGATCACCGCGCCGGCCGGGTGAGCGCCTGCGCTCGCGAGGTACAGGCCGGCGACGCCGAAGCGGTACGGCAAGCGTTCGGCGAAGCCGTAGCTGTTGTCCACGTGGTGGATGTGTCCGTACGTGATGCCGAAATGTCGCTCGATTCCCTGCGGCGAGAGCGCGAACGTGTCCTCGACGAGATCGGACGTGCCGGGCGCGAAGCGGTCGCAGAGCGAGAGCAGGTGCTTCACGTAGCCCGGGAGCACGTCGTCCCAGGAGCGGCCGTTCGCGAGCTCGTAGGGCACCCATTGCACGAAGAGCGCGGCGTTGTGGCGGCCCGCGTCGTCGCGCAGCGAGCCGTCGACGGCCGTGTGGATGTACATCTCGATCGTGGGGAACTCCGGGAGGCGGCCGGCCATCGCGTCGGCGTGGGCTTTTTGCAAGCACGCGAGCACCACGCTCTCCTCGGGCAAGAGGTGGATCGTCGCGCCGTACTGCCCGCGATCCTCGGGCAAACACATGAACGTCGGCAGCGCGCGGAGCGCCAGGTTCACCTTCATCGTCGTGCCCGGCCGCTGCACCTCGTCGAGGCGTCGCC
Proteins encoded:
- a CDS encoding DUF3592 domain-containing protein: MFSPVGISLAAGISALAGLVEITRAWRLVRVGKLATARVVANTTAEQEDDDPPPRLRFRTEDGLDVEVVERTRKAGDETRIGAEVLVLYDPRDPERARRKASAQLWGPGLVWIAFAALLGVAAVVQALVT